The region GTATGCGATGACATGCCAGAATTTTGCAGTGTGTTTAACCAGGATAAAGTGCCTTTGAACATTCAAAACGTTTAGTTTTTCCCTTGTTGGATCAGTGTCGACAGGCCGACGGTCCCGCAGGATGTAACACACTCACTAGGTCGCTGTCAGGCAAGATGTCCGTACAGAGTGTTCAGCAGGACATGGCGTTGTGCTGTCCGTTCTGCGTTATGGGGTTGATCTTTTCCAGCGTGATCTCCGTGTCGCTGTCTAAATTCCCCGAGATGGCCGGGCACAGTTTGTCCAAGGCATTGTTCACGACACCTACCTCCATCTCGTCCATGACACCTCCATCCAGCTTGTGCAACTCCTCCTCCTGACACAGGATGCTGTGGGGCATCACGCAGCCCACCGAGTGGTTGCCTTCCTTTGGAATGTGGCTTTTGGGTTGGTACTGGCAACTGGCATTGGGAAGGGGTGCTCCGGCGTTGTTGTTGATGCTGAGGATCTCGATGGTGTTGCTTCCAGGGCAGAGGCGGTGGCAGCCCAGCAGAATGGAGAAGGCCTTGCGGAAGTCAGCGTTGAAGGCGTAGATGATGGGGTTGAGCGAGGAGTTGGCCCAGCCGAACCACACAAACACGTCAAAGGTGGTCGGGCTGATGCAGTGGAAGTCGTTGGCGTCCTCGGGCAGGTTGGCCTCACAGAAGGGGACCATGCAGTTGAGGATGAAGAAGGGCAACCAGCAGCACACAAACACTCCCATGATGACCGAGAGCGTCTTTAACACTTTGGTTTCTCGCTTGAACGACATCTTGAACGAACTCTCGCTCTCCGGGTTGGACGTGTTCCCCATGCTGCTGTGGCGGTTTTTGGCACTCTCAGCGGCCCTCTCCAGTGCGGATATTCTCCGGATCTGTTTTTGGGCGATGCGATAGATGCGGGTGTAGGTGACAATCATGATTGCCACGGGGATGTAGAAACTGATGAGCGACGAGGAGATGGCGTAAGACCGGTTAAGGCTGGAGTCACAGTTGTCGGCAGGCAGCTCGCCCGGGTAGGTTACGTTGAGCTCGGAGTAGCCGCTCGTCTGAGCTTTGTGCCAGTTCAGCTGAACGGGGATGAAAGAGATGAGAACGGACAGCGTCCATGCCACGCTGATCATCAGGCATGCCACTCTGGGGGTCATTTTGCGTTCGTAGCGGAATGGACTCGAGATGGCCCAGTAGCGGTCCACGCTGATCACGCAAAGATTCAAGATGGAGGCGGTGGAGCACATGATGTCGAACGCCACCCATACATTGCAGAACGCTCCGAAGGGCCAGAAACCTACGATCTCCGTCGCGGCCTTCCAAGGCATCACCAGGATGGCCACCAGGAGGTCGGAGATGGCCAGGGAGATGACGAAGAAGTTCGTGACCTTGGAGCGTAGGTGGCGGAATTTGGTGACGGCCACGCACACCAGCGTGTTGCCCAGCAATGTGGTGAAGATAAGGAGGGATAGGAAGCATCCCGTCAGAACCCGTTTGGACGAGTCGCGTTCAGGCAGCGGCTGTCTGCCGTCTCGAACCATCGAGAAATTGTGATCCATTGTTTACGCAAGATCGTATCTGGGGTGGGTGGGATTTTAGGGATCGGGGTAGTGGGGCGGGGGCGTAAACCGTCACCCCATCACATCccccaaccgctgcagctgtaccgCTCCACGGAAGGGTCTCAGGACTGAAAGGTCGGCCATCTCCGCGCCGCTTCTCCAGTCACCTGGGTCACCCGTAGGCACCTGGTCAGAACCGCCATCCTTGGCTTTCGGAGGTCAGAATCTCGCCAACTATCCCACATCAGCAGTCGCCAAATATTCTGTGCATATTATTCGATTCGATTTCTGCTCTGCTCATCTGGTGCATTCAAGGACCACAGAAAAAAGACTGATGTTACTCTACCGTCGACCTCCTGGGAAAGTTTCCCGACCACGTTTGCTGCCGAGCTGCGTTGAGTGCTGGCTGTCAGGTCCAGTCATTCGCTTTATATAGCACCTCGTCAATAACGGCTATCGACGGCTTTCGCTGTGCGTTTATCTGATTTGTTTAATGGGTACTCCAGGCGTTTCCACTTGACTATATCAGCTACCTGGATCGAAACCCACCGCTGCTGTCGGTTATATTTCTTCAATGTCTTTCAATGCAGATTGGTAAAAGCCTATCGTGCTTCCATGAGGTgggctggttaaaaaaaaaagttatgtactcaaataaataaaaataggtcGAAAGTATCATTCTCAAAGTGTCAGGATCACATAATCCACCGTCAAGGTCACTTCCCAATATGGCAGATTTGCCTTTTAAATTTTCCTCGCTGTGCAATCCGTGGGTGGTTGGAAAAtccgtttttaaaaaagtccatcaaatttaaaaaatagttgAGAACACCCGCTGCATCCTGGCTTGCATTCTTGAGCGTGCGTCTCGTACCCACGCGTGCCAACGCCTCCGTGAGAAGTCACTCCTTGCGACGCTACTCTTGATTCCTACttactaatttgtttttgttgttttgtatttggaGGGAAATTATCCTCATGCCGCCTTGACCCTCGCGTGGAGCAGAAAGAGTGTAATCAAACAGTGGGGGCTCGCCGAGAGGCGCGCGCATctcgctctctccctctttctccctctctctctgcaCATGCCGCACAATTCAACCATCCAGGAGGGTGAGGAGAAGGAAGGGGGCgttaagggggggaaaaaaagcactacAACTACACGACATTAAATTCAATACAGAGCTTAGCCACCTCAAGTTTACTCATATGAAACTtgcgtgggaaaaaaaagactgtctaTTCACTCTTATTAATGGCTTAAAGATACttttatgaaataaaacaaactcaTATGGGGTGAATGACCTTTAAGAGTCCGCataacaaaaatgcaattttattgCTAAATAGGTAATAAAGGGAGTGGAGATGCTGCAAAAGAAGCCATCCCCGTGGCCTGACATGAACTTGGAAAAGAAGTGGCTCAATGGCGCCACCGAGTGGTCATAAGAAATAAGGAGGTCGAGAAATATTGGCCATCTTTTGAGTCCTAGTCTACGGCCTGCACctttaaaggggacatattatgcattttgatcatttaaaatcaCTATTTTTATAATACCCTAAGGATGAACCATTGTAGTATAGTCAGATTAACAAAGAAGCAAGTAAATCATGCTTTTTGGACCAATTATGTGAAGTTGGGCAATCACTGGTGGCGCAATTCCCCAATACTGCCctatactgtgtgtatgtggTGACTGAACACAACGCCAAGCTAACACACCACACATCCTCTGCATCTCCACAAGGCCACCGAACACTTAAGCGCCACATTTTGAAAAGCAACATTGTCAACGATCACTTGAGCAGCTCCGTTTCCCTTACACAAAGCTGCCACTGGCTACTTGAAACAACTCCCCTATATTTCACATTTACCGTGTGCGTACATatgagagacacagagagagagagagagagagagagtgaacaTCAATGTGTATAGTATTTTAAAAACCCAAAGTCTCCCTTTCCAGGCCTTTGCATGTATGCGTCAATGACGTGTCATGACTAGGCACGTGTCGTGagaagcgtgcgtgtgtgcgtttgtgtgtgtgtgtgcgtgcatgtgtgttgtgAGAGAGCATAATGCATGTAGACAAGCCAAGTGTAAGAGGCCTGGCAGACACAACGCCCACATTTCCCTGCAGCTCTGAGCCAGGCTATGCGTGCAGCCGCCCAAGTTCAAACCAAGACCATGTTagacacaaacacgcgcacacacacacgcacagtcgcACACaagccgacacacacacaagcagccaTGCAGGCTAATTTATGTCTGCtccaaaaagcaaacaaaatagaATAGGAATAGAAGAGAATAGAGATTTGTCTCGGATATgtcttttttgttatttcattCACTCCATGTTGACCTTTTAACAACGAATTTGATGCGACAATTAACTTCTGGCACTAATCAATCAAATCTGTTTGTGAAATTGCGGCTTTTCATATTGACCCTTGAAGCACATTCTCGGGGTACAAATTTATATTGATGGTAGGGATGCTTCCTTTCATTtcggaagacttttttttaaggtgccCTTCCATGTCGTCTAATTTATTTCCACTTATTATGCAGAACATACTGTACGTCACAATGAGTTtgtgaattgtttgtttgaCATGTATGCCATTTGTGGATTGGATGTAATGGCTTCTCGGATTTGAATTTGGTGCCATTTTGATGGAGTATTGTGCCTCATTAGTGAAATACGTGTGGATATTTGGGGGGCTTTTAGAGGATATCGGTTCCTCTTTAGATGTATTTGTTTTAGAATTGCATGGCAGGTCGGatcaaatgttctttttacttttaattaaatatttgttAGGCACATTTGGAACAAAAAGTCAAGAGGGATACTTTTTACGCCAAGGAATCATTGGTACTTTTTGGTTGCttcatttcttttccatttggTCTTGTGAAGACTGTAGTTCAGACTCTTCATTCTGCAGCTGCCAAGAAATTGAGCTGTTAAAGTGGCAGCTGAGATAATACAACACACAAAGAGGTTCCCAAAAATGGAACTGAAAGCATTCACCAAAACCTCTTAAGTGGTATTTTTTGCACTGGACTGCTATGGGAACGGAGTGCCTCTAATCACCTAGAGCCCTGACGGGCAAAAAAGAAGGCCTTGgtacttattttttaaatataccctACACCGTATCGGTTTTGTTATCAATGGGTCTTTGTGCTTATGAAAATCACATGGGATCACACGAGAGGGTAAAACAATAGATTATCGGAGCCAAGCACAGTGTGACCGGTTTTCTATCTTTGTGTGTCTCGTCTGTCCCAGATGAAAAATCTTTTCAGATTTGAAAAATCAGTCCGGGTGTGTACCAGGTTTGAACTCATACACAATTATGACCCGTCTCTCTCAGGGTTTAGGTCACTAGACCAGCATTCTCCAGTCGTGAcgaaggcatggattactgtttcACAGTGcctttgagaaaggagaggcatTAGATAGTCAGTATAAGTACGGCAACACACACCGTACACCTCTACGGGAACAAGATgccatgacattttcaagtcaGGACATGATGAAACTAGAAAGCGGGCCATGAGCTGGGCAGATTTTGGCTCAATGAGTCAGTGGTATGATCACACAGACAGACTGAGTCAGTGGACTGtgattgtgtctgtgtgtgtttatgttgcATACAGTAATGTTGAACAcaacaagggggtgggggggcacagtGGTGACGCTGCCAGGTTTGTAGGAGGAGTAACACCTGTAGGTGGTCAATACGAGGACCCCGGCATAGAGGAAAAGagtaatagagaaaaaaaataacagtgaaTATATATTTGTAGCTGACCTTATGGATAATTTTGGATCAATTATGCCACTTGActtttttaatcataattttTGCAGTGTtcttataaaaacaaaatacagaaaaatattGTGTGCAATTTGGCCTCCCTTAGctcaacaaattaaaaacacactttcacatcgcgacccttgagaggataaagcggatcagataatagatggatagatTTCTACTcgcaaaaaaggaaataaagggataaatggttttgttttggctcTCATATACCCCACTTAAGTTGTTTGCCTTCtacgccatctagtggtaatTATTAGTAGGACCACCAATCAAATGTGCATTCACCAACATGCACTCAGGCAGACAACTTtatgagctctgcgcagccagtATGAAATGACGAGGATGCCAAAGTATACTGTAGTTCACGACTGATTAAACGAAGGAAAAAGAACACGCACAGCCCCAAATGAGACGTGTTTCCGCGTTCACATGACAAAACGTCACTGACACGGCTTCACTTTGCCCATCACAAGTGAgtagtgtatgtgtgtaaaaTAACTATACAGTATAGCATTGTTTCTTCATGATACCAGCAGTGAGGTACTGCACTCTCCGTTGTACGTTTCATACCCGGAAGACGAATGAATGTTACGTGATGACGTCATAATACAGTGTAGCGCGAACGCTTGGAGTATGAACTGTTCAACCCGAAGGCTAGTTCCAAAATAAGGTGTTTTACGTTTTCGTGGAACAATGCGACTTTAGACAAATAGTGACCATTTTCATTATTTCGTATCATGCATTGACGGTTGTTGTTGATTGTTATTGTACGTACGTTAATATTGTTAGTAACAGTAGCTTACCGTGTCGTTTCGCTTCGTGAGTGAAGTTAGCCCGACATAAAAGTAGTTCATACTCAAATAAACAAGTATTGGGTCCCCAAAACATCTACGAAGCCATCCGAAATacttgttttctgttgttacctAGCTTTACCTCCAACTAAAAATTACGGTTCGTTGTAATGTTTTAAACCCAGCTGCCCTTCGTGCAGCCCAAAATCATGTGATCTTTTCCTCAATATGACCCCAAAGACAATAAAATGGTGAAAACGATGTGTATTATACAATTCTTTAGAGTTGCTATGTGTTTATAGCATCCTCAAAAAAAGATCAGGGCTTTCGGGTGAAATTTCTGGACGAACCTACCTAAAATTCACAATAAACGTTACAGATaaacttaatttgacctttaATCCATGAATCTGTGTCCCGGCATTATCCCAATGTGGAGAAATCAATGACATTTATGTAGAATCGAATCTAACTAATCAGATCCTGCCTGCGTGTATTACTGTGAGATTGAATCTTTTTTACACTGTTGTCACCATATTTGTTAGGTTCCCCATTTTATGTCCTAAATCACTGTTGCTCAGGAAAGTTAGACAAATGTAAAACTTTAAAAGAAATATGTGCCCTCCAAGACGCTCAAAACAAGactattttgactttttttcgtcTCTTCCAGAAAGCAATCATGTCCAAAATAGACAAGATGAGCATCCTGGGGGTGCGAAGCTTTGGAATTGAGGACAAAGACAAGCAAATAATCTCGTTCTTCACTCCCCTTACTGTTCTGGTTGGTCCCAATGGAGCAGGCAAAACGGTACAAGGACTCCCATCGAACCCGTGATAAACCAGGAAGACGCACTGAAGTCAAAATggattgaatattttttgttctgtttttcagACCATTATTGAGTGCCTCAAGTATGCTACAGCAGGGGAACTCCCCCCAGGTTCTAAAGGAGGTGCTTTTGTCCATGATCCAAAGGTGAATCATTGTACCTTTAGATTGTTGTAAAGTGTGTTGGTGTATACCTGGGTCATTGGAAGATGAATGCTGTTGCATGCGGCAGGTTCCCCACTCCCACACCAAATTCTCATAAGAGCTTTCATCAACGTGTGATTCTAGGATGCCCATGAGACAGACGTGCGAGCACAGATTCGACTTCTGTTCTCTGATGTCAATGGAGACAAAGTCACCATCCAACGTTCCATGTCCTGCACCCAGAAGGCAAAGAATTATTCCTTTAAAAGCCTAGAGCAGGTTATTAGTCGGATAAAGTAAGTCAGCCTTTTTAAAGCTCCTGGCTTTTTTTTATAGTACTTTGAAGGGTGGCCGAAACAAAACACAATCGATGCTCATATTGTCTTCATCTGTTCATCCAGGGACGGTGAAAGCGTGAGCTTGTCATCCAAATGCGGCGAGCTGGATCGCGAGATGATTTCCGCACTCGGCGTATCCAAGCCCGTGTTGAATCACGTCATATTCTGCCATCAAGAGGATTCCAACTGGCCACTCAGTGAGGGCAAGGCCCTCAAAGAAAAGTTTGATTCCATCTTCGCTGCAACCAAGTAAAAGTCCATTCATTTCATTACTCTTCTCACTGCCAGTAGATGTGATCTGACATTCTTATCACATTCAAGGTATATCAAAGCTCTGGATACGATGCGTCAGTTGCGTCTCAAGCAGAGCAACACTGTGAGAGAGTGCCAGGTGGAGTTACGCTTTTTGAAGCAGAACAAGGAGAAGGCCCAGCAGATTAGAGACATTGTCGCTAGCAAGGAGGCTCAGCTGATAGCCTCCAAGGACAGCATCCAGCTGCTTGAAAGCCAAATTGAGCCACTGGAAGTATGTACTGTTTCACAGTTTGAAATCAAAGACATAGAATGACATATAAATaagtgatgtttttgttttttgtgtcagaATCGGCTGGCAGACATCGACTTGAAATTGGGCAAGGTGATGAAGCTAGACAACGATATTAAGGCTTTGGACAGCCGGAGGAAACAGATGGAGGAGGACAACAAAGAGCTCGAGGAAACAATGGAACAGGTGGAAGATACAGATGGTTCACATAATCATAAAATATACACTTACCTGACACTTCATTGAGCAATTGAGCCTCTCGTCTTTGTTTGCTTGCAGGTGTTCCAGGGTTCAACTGAGCAGCTGCAAGAGGTTTACCAGAACCACCAGAGAACAGTGAAGGAGAAGAACCGCAGGCTGACAGACTGCCAAAAAGAGCTGGAGCGAGCCGACAGGGAGTGTCAGAGACTCAACAGGGAAAAGTCAGATCTCCTGGTGGAACAAGGTACATATCCGCTTCAATACATGACCATATTAATTTGAATGcaccaaagaacaaaaaaatcaatgtccTCTGGTCTTCCCAGGACGTGTCCAGCTAGAGGCTGACGgccacacacaaaacatcaagACCCGTGACACTCAGGTGAGAGCGAAACAATCCTGCCTACCGTGACCACGCTCAGTCGAACACATCGAAC is a window of Hippocampus zosterae strain Florida chromosome 16, ASM2543408v3, whole genome shotgun sequence DNA encoding:
- the drd1b gene encoding dopamine receptor D1b; protein product: MDHNFSMVRDGRQPLPERDSSKRVLTGCFLSLLIFTTLLGNTLVCVAVTKFRHLRSKVTNFFVISLAISDLLVAILVMPWKAATEIVGFWPFGAFCNVWVAFDIMCSTASILNLCVISVDRYWAISSPFRYERKMTPRVACLMISVAWTLSVLISFIPVQLNWHKAQTSGYSELNVTYPGELPADNCDSSLNRSYAISSSLISFYIPVAIMIVTYTRIYRIAQKQIRRISALERAAESAKNRHSSMGNTSNPESESSFKMSFKRETKVLKTLSVIMGVFVCCWLPFFILNCMVPFCEANLPEDANDFHCISPTTFDVFVWFGWANSSLNPIIYAFNADFRKAFSILLGCHRLCPGSNTIEILSINNNAGAPLPNASCQYQPKSHIPKEGNHSVGCVMPHSILCQEEELHKLDGGVMDEMEVGVVNNALDKLCPAISGNLDSDTEITLEKINPITQNGQHNAMSC